In the Solibacillus sp. FSL K6-1523 genome, one interval contains:
- a CDS encoding GtrA family protein, whose product MKNIFQIFDKEFLRFLIVGVINTIVGTSIMFIAYNLFSLSYWVSTILNYTLASILSYFLNKYFTFKKKGSVKSIVIFSVNIIICYLIAYVPTKFVVSYLLTGYSINTIDNVAMIIGMILFTLINFLGQKFIVFK is encoded by the coding sequence ATGAAGAATATTTTTCAAATATTTGATAAGGAATTTCTAAGATTTTTGATTGTAGGTGTGATTAATACTATTGTAGGAACCTCAATTATGTTTATAGCCTATAACTTATTTTCTCTATCATATTGGGTATCTACTATTCTCAATTATACGCTGGCAAGTATATTAAGTTATTTTTTAAATAAATACTTTACATTTAAAAAGAAGGGCTCAGTTAAATCTATAGTGATATTTTCAGTAAATATTATTATCTGCTATTTAATTGCATATGTTCCCACGAAGTTCGTTGTTAGTTACTTACTTACTGGTTATTCTATTAATACAATCGATAATGTAGCGATGATTATTGGAATGATTCTATTTACTCTTATAAATTTTTTAGGACAAAAGTTCATTGTGTTTAAATAG
- a CDS encoding CDP-glycerol glycerophosphotransferase family protein → MTMVKRIVPLLKKIQHYITKKLLKFMRLKRRIVLESHPDLSGNTFEFYEFLLKNKVNLNYKIYWLVENPENYKKYAIKNIKFLALKPSNIIKELRKKIIIHSAKLIISENRMIHKTNPNTQSIHLHHGTVLKDVSGIYNFGKSYNYILCPSKELVELYKRLFKVNKEQIYICGYPRNDLLTKPNNALDRLGFINYKKVILWMPTFRQHKNKERTDTAKTLPLGIPVLRNEKELIRLNEYLIQLNILLVLKLHPSQDKSYINIDATSNIIILEDYQLQEKDVKLYDFVGQTDALITDYSSIYFDYLLLGKPIGLTIDDIDDYSLGFVYPNVDEYLVGDKINELRDMKSFIQNCVDGIDVNKNLREQVNTRVNIKTAESYSNELYKKVETILK, encoded by the coding sequence ATGACAATGGTAAAAAGAATAGTTCCATTATTAAAAAAGATACAGCATTATATAACAAAAAAACTATTAAAATTTATGCGTTTGAAGAGAAGAATAGTATTAGAGAGTCATCCAGATTTATCAGGAAATACATTTGAATTTTATGAATTTTTGTTAAAGAATAAAGTCAATTTAAATTATAAAATATATTGGTTAGTAGAAAATCCAGAGAATTATAAAAAATACGCGATTAAAAATATTAAATTTCTTGCGTTAAAACCTTCAAATATAATAAAAGAATTGAGAAAAAAAATTATTATTCATTCGGCTAAGTTAATTATCAGTGAAAATCGAATGATTCATAAAACAAATCCTAATACTCAATCAATCCACTTGCATCATGGTACTGTTTTAAAAGATGTAAGTGGTATTTATAATTTTGGTAAGAGTTACAATTATATATTATGTCCATCAAAGGAGTTGGTTGAATTATATAAACGTTTATTTAAGGTAAATAAAGAACAGATTTATATTTGTGGATACCCTAGAAATGATTTATTAACGAAGCCAAATAATGCTTTGGATAGGTTAGGGTTCATAAATTACAAGAAAGTTATTTTATGGATGCCTACTTTTAGGCAACATAAAAATAAAGAAAGAACTGATACAGCAAAGACATTGCCTTTGGGAATACCTGTATTGAGAAATGAAAAGGAGTTAATTCGTTTAAATGAATACTTAATCCAGTTAAATATTTTGTTAGTATTAAAGTTACATCCATCCCAGGACAAGTCATATATTAATATAGATGCAACATCAAATATAATTATTCTAGAGGACTATCAACTGCAAGAAAAAGATGTTAAGTTATATGATTTTGTTGGTCAAACAGATGCATTAATTACAGATTATTCATCAATCTATTTTGATTACTTATTATTGGGGAAACCAATTGGATTAACTATCGATGATATCGATGATTATTCTTTAGGGTTTGTTTATCCAAATGTGGATGAGTATTTAGTAGGGGATAAGATAAATGAACTTAGAGATATGAAATCGTTTATTCAAAATTGTGTTGATGGTATTGATGTAAATAAAAATTTAAGGGAACAAGTAAATACTAGGGTAAATATCAAGACAGCCGAAAGCTACTCAAATGAACTTTATAAAAAAGTTGAAACAATTTTGAAGTGA
- a CDS encoding glycosyltransferase family 2 protein — MKKLSIILPAYNEEGMVNRAFEQVNNILSNNSISFEIIFVNDGSTDDTWLEILEVSKEHRNVKGVNFSRNFGKEAAIRAGLYYASGDCAVVMDCDMQHPPETILEMYDLWVQGYQIVEGVKISRGKENIINKISSKLFYQVLKKITGFKIDRSSDFKLLDRQVIEEYLHLPEKKMFFRAITFWMGFNSIEIEYEVREREIGTSKWSMMSLIKYAFNNITSFSTAPMQIITIIGVVNLILSLVLGIQSLINYIKGYSLEGFTTVILLLLLIGSSLMISLGIIGFYLSKIYEEVKGRPSYIVSNVAAYTKPHEKDKVSKENEEYFSNI, encoded by the coding sequence ATGAAAAAACTATCAATAATATTGCCTGCTTATAATGAAGAAGGAATGGTTAATAGAGCTTTCGAGCAAGTAAATAATATTTTAAGTAACAACAGTATATCTTTTGAAATTATTTTTGTTAATGATGGATCAACAGATGATACCTGGTTAGAAATATTAGAAGTTTCTAAAGAACATAGAAATGTGAAAGGTGTCAATTTCTCAAGAAACTTTGGAAAAGAAGCCGCAATTAGAGCAGGCCTATATTATGCTTCGGGAGATTGCGCTGTTGTAATGGATTGTGATATGCAACATCCACCTGAAACAATATTGGAAATGTATGACCTATGGGTACAGGGATATCAAATTGTTGAGGGGGTAAAGATCTCTAGAGGAAAAGAGAATATTATTAACAAAATATCCTCTAAATTATTTTACCAAGTACTTAAAAAAATTACGGGATTTAAAATTGATAGATCCTCAGATTTTAAATTATTGGATCGACAAGTAATAGAGGAATATTTACATTTACCTGAAAAAAAGATGTTTTTTAGAGCAATTACATTTTGGATGGGGTTTAATAGTATCGAGATTGAGTACGAAGTTCGCGAAAGAGAGATTGGAACCTCAAAATGGTCAATGATGTCATTAATAAAATATGCCTTTAATAACATTACTTCTTTTTCTACAGCACCAATGCAAATCATTACTATTATTGGTGTAGTAAATTTGATTTTATCTTTAGTATTAGGTATACAATCTTTAATAAATTATATAAAAGGGTATTCATTAGAAGGGTTTACTACGGTGATTCTATTATTGTTATTGATAGGTAGTTCATTAATGATAAGCTTGGGGATAATTGGATTTTATTTATCAAAAATATATGAAGAAGTAAAAGGGAGACCCTCATATATAGTTTCAAATGTTGCAGCATATACTAAGCCTCACGAAAAGGATAAGGTTTCAAAAGAAAATGAAGAATATTTTTCAAATATTTGA
- a CDS encoding ABC transporter permease has translation MSLYMLLKEQIANFYLLNKLAIFQLKSDNKNNMLGVLWEFLNPLIQIFMYWFVFGLGIRGNAEIDGVSFVYWMLAGIVMWFFVNAAILEGTRSMYQKYSLVSKMNFPLTVIPGYVVMSKLYIHLIMLSMILIIFWISGYLPSIYYLQLIYFIVFTYVFSYAVALLASTLAVIVRDVHLLVQAGLRVLFFVSPILWLPDRLPEFVQKLIQLNPFYYLANGYRASLLYDDWYIISHWQLTLYNVAFVLILLIIGSSIHFKMRDRFADYV, from the coding sequence ATGAGTTTATATATGTTGTTAAAAGAACAAATAGCAAATTTTTATTTATTAAATAAGTTGGCTATTTTCCAATTGAAAAGTGATAATAAAAACAATATGTTAGGTGTTCTTTGGGAATTTTTAAACCCGCTTATCCAAATATTTATGTATTGGTTTGTATTTGGATTAGGGATTAGAGGGAATGCAGAGATAGACGGCGTATCATTTGTTTACTGGATGCTTGCCGGAATTGTTATGTGGTTCTTTGTAAATGCTGCTATTTTAGAAGGAACACGCTCTATGTATCAAAAATATAGCTTAGTATCAAAAATGAACTTTCCACTTACGGTAATTCCAGGATATGTCGTGATGAGTAAATTGTATATTCATTTGATTATGCTCAGTATGATATTGATTATTTTTTGGATTAGTGGTTATTTACCATCTATTTATTATTTACAGCTTATTTATTTTATTGTATTTACGTATGTCTTTTCATATGCGGTTGCATTACTTGCTTCAACTTTAGCGGTAATTGTTCGAGATGTGCATTTATTAGTACAAGCTGGTTTACGTGTACTATTTTTCGTATCGCCAATTTTATGGTTGCCGGATCGATTACCAGAGTTTGTACAAAAGCTTATTCAACTAAATCCGTTTTACTATTTAGCAAATGGCTATCGTGCATCGCTTCTATACGATGACTGGTATATTATATCGCATTGGCAATTGACGTTATATAATGTTGCTTTCGTACTGATTTTATTAATAATCGGTTCGTCAATTCACTTTAAAATGCGTGATCGTTTCGCGGATTATGTATAA
- a CDS encoding IspD/TarI family cytidylyltransferase has protein sequence MIYAGILAGGKGTRMGNVPMPKQFLLLNEKPIIIHTIEKFILNSDFDAIIIASPKEWIQHTKDLLKKYHLQDPRIKVTEGGKDRNESIMNIIHFIEENNGLTDEDILVTHDAVRPFLTHRIIAENIQYGLSDGAVDTVIPAIDTIVVSNDGEYLSDIPVRNVMYQGQTPQTFNMVQLKGYYESLTNEEKNILTDACKIFILKGSKVRNILGENFNIKVTTPFDLNVANAIIKGSLDK, from the coding sequence ATGATTTATGCAGGAATTTTAGCTGGCGGTAAGGGGACAAGAATGGGGAATGTACCGATGCCGAAGCAGTTTTTATTGTTAAATGAAAAACCAATCATTATTCATACGATTGAAAAGTTTATATTAAATAGCGATTTTGACGCTATTATCATTGCAAGTCCGAAAGAATGGATTCAGCATACGAAGGATTTGTTAAAAAAGTATCATTTACAAGATCCACGGATTAAAGTCACTGAAGGTGGTAAAGATCGAAACGAATCAATTATGAATATTATTCATTTTATTGAAGAAAATAATGGTTTAACAGATGAAGATATACTTGTAACGCATGATGCCGTTCGACCATTTTTAACACACAGAATTATTGCAGAAAATATACAATATGGCTTGAGTGATGGAGCAGTTGATACTGTAATTCCGGCGATTGATACAATTGTTGTTTCGAATGATGGCGAGTATTTAAGTGATATCCCTGTTCGAAATGTCATGTATCAAGGACAAACACCTCAAACATTTAATATGGTTCAATTAAAGGGTTACTATGAATCATTAACGAATGAAGAAAAAAATATTTTGACTGATGCATGTAAAATATTTATTTTAAAAGGAAGTAAAGTGAGAAATATTTTAGGAGAAAACTTTAATATTAAAGTAACAACACCTTTTGATTTAAATGTAGCAAATGCAATTATAAAAGGAAGTTTAGATAAATGA
- the tagH gene encoding teichoic acids export ABC transporter ATP-binding subunit TagH gives MKESVIIKNVSKKYKMFASKKEQLLELLLLKRNVPTFKALDNISMTVYEGDIVGLVGVNGSGKSTLSNLIGNITKPTTGDIIRHGDVSVIAINAGLNGELTGLENIEFKCLLMGYSKQKIKEITPEIIKFSELGDFIYQPVKKYSSGMKSKLGFAISVTIDPDIIVIDEALSVGDQTFTNKSLRKMEEFKERGKTIFFVSHNLSQVRNFCTKIAWIEGGVLKAYGEVNEVLNLYEAFIKEYKAMSEEEKESYRKNLLEQRLIK, from the coding sequence ATGAAGGAATCAGTTATTATCAAAAATGTTTCTAAAAAGTATAAAATGTTTGCATCGAAAAAAGAACAATTACTAGAGCTACTGTTGTTAAAAAGAAATGTACCAACATTTAAAGCGTTAGATAACATTTCAATGACCGTTTATGAAGGTGATATTGTAGGCCTAGTAGGAGTTAATGGGTCGGGTAAATCTACGTTGAGCAATTTAATCGGCAATATTACAAAGCCTACTACGGGTGATATTATCCGTCATGGCGACGTAAGTGTGATTGCGATTAATGCGGGATTAAATGGTGAATTAACAGGACTTGAAAATATTGAATTTAAATGTTTGTTAATGGGTTATTCCAAACAGAAAATTAAAGAGATTACACCTGAGATTATTAAGTTTTCTGAGTTAGGTGATTTTATTTATCAACCTGTAAAGAAATATTCAAGTGGTATGAAATCTAAGCTTGGGTTTGCGATTAGCGTGACGATTGATCCAGACATTATTGTTATAGATGAAGCACTATCAGTAGGGGACCAAACTTTTACAAATAAATCATTGCGTAAAATGGAAGAATTCAAAGAGCGTGGAAAAACAATTTTCTTTGTAAGTCATAATCTATCTCAAGTACGTAATTTTTGTACGAAGATTGCTTGGATAGAGGGCGGTGTACTTAAAGCTTATGGCGAAGTAAACGAGGTATTAAATTTATATGAGGCGTTTATTAAAGAATATAAAGCCATGTCTGAAGAGGAAAAAGAATCTTACCGTAAAAATTTGTTAGAGCAAAGACTAATAAAATAA
- a CDS encoding glucosyltransferase domain-containing protein: MPNEIFRKLYLKISREYKLAFIITVIFGTLTHLFIFTNRIPNHDSLHSFYHNQSILYSGRFTLGPAASLSSYFDLPWIIGILSVVYLSILVTLIVALFDIKSKLSIILISGLIVTFPTIGATFTYLYTADAYMLGYALALLAIYITIKYKRGFLYSWMLMLFAIGIYQATLSVFLVFSILYIIKRLTETTADIRIIANSLSKLIFTFVISLGIYALIFKIYQKYNNIVSYQGLDEAGNIGLTTIKNALYNSLYQYGTFYFRGFITNYDIKLFEILNVIIFLLCTIMFIKVMVTSKIKLINKIVIFILILLIPFSSFIMYFISPSVEYHTLMKFSLVAVYISLVIIYSEYFERTKKISLSWITIIILIVTIGNNAIINNIAYLNAEIKYERSQSMLNRIAVKSEGLENYKDAKKIMVVGGLKMWTKISSDTVANSIPWMTGAMGEHILTSQSRIRNMFEYYLGVYLHEVSKEQAVQIRESNEYKQMETWPANESVKVIDDVLVIKFN; encoded by the coding sequence ATGCCTAATGAAATATTTCGAAAGCTTTATTTAAAGATAAGTAGGGAATACAAATTAGCTTTCATTATTACAGTAATATTTGGAACTTTAACGCATTTGTTTATATTTACAAATAGGATACCTAATCACGATAGCTTACATAGCTTTTATCATAACCAATCAATTTTATATTCAGGGAGGTTCACTTTAGGACCAGCAGCAAGTTTAAGTTCATATTTTGATTTACCATGGATTATTGGAATTTTATCAGTGGTTTATCTTTCAATATTAGTAACTTTAATAGTAGCCTTATTTGATATTAAAAGTAAGTTATCTATTATTTTAATAAGTGGATTAATTGTAACATTTCCAACAATCGGAGCTACATTTACTTATTTATATACAGCAGATGCTTATATGCTAGGTTATGCATTAGCTTTATTGGCTATATATATAACAATAAAATACAAGAGAGGGTTTCTTTATTCATGGATGTTAATGCTATTTGCAATAGGCATTTATCAGGCAACATTATCCGTATTTTTAGTTTTCAGTATCTTATACATTATAAAAAGATTAACTGAAACTACCGCTGATATTAGGATAATTGCTAACTCATTATCTAAGTTAATTTTCACGTTTGTTATTTCATTGGGTATTTATGCATTGATTTTTAAAATTTATCAAAAATATAATAATATAGTGAGTTATCAGGGGTTAGATGAGGCAGGAAATATCGGCTTAACTACTATAAAGAATGCCCTATATAATTCTTTATACCAATATGGAACATTTTATTTCAGAGGGTTTATCACTAATTATGATATTAAGTTATTTGAAATCCTTAATGTAATTATATTTTTACTATGTACAATAATGTTTATAAAAGTAATGGTTACATCAAAAATAAAATTAATTAATAAGATAGTGATATTTATCTTAATATTATTAATACCGTTTTCAAGTTTTATTATGTACTTTATTTCACCCTCTGTTGAGTATCATACTTTAATGAAGTTTAGTTTAGTAGCAGTATATATTTCGCTAGTAATTATTTATAGTGAGTATTTTGAGAGAACAAAAAAAATAAGTTTATCTTGGATTACAATAATTATTTTAATAGTTACTATAGGTAATAATGCGATTATTAATAATATTGCTTATTTAAATGCAGAAATAAAATATGAACGATCTCAATCTATGTTAAATAGAATAGCAGTAAAGTCTGAAGGTTTAGAAAATTATAAGGATGCTAAAAAAATCATGGTTGTTGGTGGCTTGAAAATGTGGACTAAAATTTCTAGTGATACAGTAGCAAATAGTATTCCATGGATGACTGGAGCGATGGGAGAACATATTCTAACTTCTCAATCAAGAATTAGAAATATGTTTGAATATTATTTAGGAGTTTATTTACATGAGGTTAGTAAAGAACAGGCGGTACAAATAAGAGAGAGCAATGAATATAAGCAAATGGAAACATGGCCAGCAAATGAATCAGTGAAAGTAATAGATGATGTTTTAGTAATAAAATTTAATTAA
- a CDS encoding ribitol-5-phosphate dehydrogenase, with translation MINQIYRLVSPRQFEVTYIDESIDAEKLVIRPTHLSICAADQRYYTGTRGEEAMKKKLPMALIHEGVGEVAYDPKGILQPGTKVVMVPNNPTEQDEFIAENYLTTSQFASSGYDGFMQDYIFLERSRIVVLPDDINMHVAAFTELVTIATHAITRFEQKSIKRRESFGVWGDGNLGFITALLLKKLYPECIVILFGKTEYKISHFSFVDETYNIRSIPANLQIDHGFECVGGRGSGMAIDQMIDHIKPEGTMSILGVSEYPVEINTRMILEKGLVMIGSSRSGVVDFQRTVEIYREHPEIVDYLSILVGEILNVNTINDVIKTFEQDLSSSWGKTVMEWEI, from the coding sequence ATGATTAATCAAATTTATCGCTTAGTTTCACCGAGACAATTTGAAGTAACTTATATTGATGAGTCAATTGATGCAGAAAAACTTGTTATCCGACCAACGCATTTATCAATATGTGCGGCAGACCAACGTTACTATACGGGTACACGTGGTGAGGAAGCAATGAAGAAAAAGCTCCCAATGGCACTAATTCATGAGGGTGTTGGTGAGGTTGCATATGATCCAAAAGGGATACTTCAACCAGGCACTAAGGTCGTAATGGTACCAAATAATCCAACAGAACAAGATGAGTTTATTGCAGAGAACTATTTAACAACAAGTCAGTTTGCATCAAGTGGATATGATGGCTTTATGCAAGACTATATATTTCTAGAACGAAGCCGTATTGTCGTATTACCAGACGATATAAATATGCATGTTGCTGCATTTACTGAACTTGTAACAATCGCTACTCATGCGATTACTAGGTTTGAACAAAAATCAATTAAACGTCGTGAAAGCTTTGGCGTGTGGGGGGATGGAAATTTAGGCTTTATTACAGCGCTCTTACTGAAAAAACTTTATCCAGAATGTATAGTTATTTTGTTTGGAAAAACAGAGTATAAAATATCTCACTTTTCATTTGTAGATGAAACGTATAATATACGTTCGATTCCAGCGAACTTGCAGATTGACCACGGCTTTGAATGTGTAGGAGGTCGTGGTAGTGGTATGGCAATTGATCAAATGATTGATCATATTAAGCCAGAAGGAACGATGAGTATTTTAGGTGTTAGTGAATACCCCGTTGAAATTAATACACGTATGATACTGGAAAAGGGATTAGTAATGATAGGAAGCAGTAGAAGTGGTGTAGTAGATTTCCAGAGAACTGTTGAAATCTACAGAGAACATCCAGAAATCGTGGATTATTTAAGTATTCTAGTAGGAGAAATATTAAATGTTAATACAATAAACGACGTGATTAAAACCTTTGAACAAGATTTGTCTAGTTCATGGGGTAAAACTGTAATGGAGTGGGAAATTTAG
- a CDS encoding glycosyltransferase family 2 protein — MQDFEYNISVLVPVYNAQDTLVETIDSVLNQEIVEGFKYEILLINDGSSDESEEICLNFSNQYPFIKYLSHENRGVSYTRNRGLDLAKGKYILFLDADDLIANDTLSSVYETFEKYFDEADLLAYPLYRLIDGKIVNHPRTSTYKFTGVYDIDAYPHINQTTMNVIIKNLKTKNYFDENMSFAEDSFFNTKMITPKRKVILSSRGAYYYRINTYSAAQRFRSPANAAMPIINFFESLIKINDQNTNKTLKYAQSIIMYEINWRIKSNGLFPKHLSQEEYNEWNKRFYYILSYIEIDTIMSHPHIDYYHKIYFLNLKDQEIKHYVNDGHIPIIMDGYKISEIKNFQLVFSLFLIKDGCLHISGFIKNPFLKELQLNLKLIININGISEELLLYKSNYSYYKSAEFTNLFLQFDTKIPLRDTEVDIYFDVHYGGNIYPTTFYFKENTIIKTAILKRYELVNKNYLIEVSENNININMLKGIKGFIKKFISRVKLNKSIIKVGYLPLVLFKLIIRNIFQKEINLYSDSPSVYSEAYIKFKEGVKEAKGFHYYIYSESDGVNIYEKFTEKEQKNLVLRGSLQHKMLFIKANNIYSTSTKMFNYSPFSMKAYNLLAEYFKYDLIWLKLAAHNGYLPNIYSKEITNVNQIIVKSNKDKNILISMYNYLPDQIIVETNTKVEPSKGSEKILIAFTWRSYLAVSTAKSLQEMRLERFATSQYFKNLSALLNSDILNKIARDYEIDFYIHPKFQKYQDLFNKVNYSISFIKEIKNINEYSLLVTDYSQLTDTFEEREKSVLKYHLDFADFKTGNHVFNTLIDGDENYFFELERLLIEIENNVYQTNGVIK; from the coding sequence ATGCAGGATTTTGAATACAATATTTCAGTCTTAGTGCCCGTGTATAATGCACAGGACACATTGGTAGAAACAATCGATTCCGTGCTCAATCAAGAAATAGTTGAAGGGTTTAAGTATGAAATTTTGTTAATAAATGATGGATCTTCAGATGAAAGTGAAGAAATTTGTTTAAACTTTTCTAATCAGTACCCCTTTATAAAATATCTTTCACATGAAAACAGGGGCGTATCTTATACGAGAAATAGAGGATTAGATTTAGCTAAAGGAAAATATATATTATTTTTAGATGCTGATGATTTGATTGCGAATGATACATTGAGTAGTGTTTATGAAACATTTGAAAAGTATTTTGATGAAGCAGACCTTTTGGCATACCCTCTTTATCGATTAATAGACGGAAAAATAGTAAATCATCCAAGGACGTCCACATATAAATTTACTGGTGTTTATGATATTGATGCATATCCACATATTAATCAAACGACAATGAATGTAATAATTAAAAATTTAAAAACTAAGAATTATTTTGATGAAAATATGAGTTTTGCAGAAGATAGCTTCTTTAACACTAAAATGATTACGCCTAAAAGGAAAGTAATACTAAGTTCTAGAGGCGCTTACTATTATAGAATCAATACTTATTCGGCAGCCCAACGATTTAGGAGTCCTGCAAACGCAGCTATGCCTATAATTAATTTCTTTGAAAGTTTAATAAAAATTAACGACCAAAACACAAATAAAACTTTAAAATATGCACAGAGTATAATAATGTATGAAATAAATTGGAGAATTAAATCTAATGGTCTATTTCCAAAGCATTTATCCCAAGAAGAGTATAATGAATGGAATAAAAGATTTTATTACATATTGAGTTATATTGAAATTGACACAATTATGTCGCACCCCCATATTGATTATTACCATAAAATTTACTTTTTGAATTTAAAAGATCAAGAAATCAAACATTACGTAAATGATGGGCATATTCCAATTATTATGGATGGATATAAAATAAGTGAAATCAAAAATTTCCAACTTGTATTTTCATTGTTTTTAATCAAAGATGGTTGTTTACATATAAGTGGTTTTATTAAAAATCCATTTTTAAAAGAGTTACAATTGAATTTAAAACTAATTATAAATATTAATGGTATTTCAGAAGAGTTGTTACTATATAAATCAAATTATAGCTATTACAAATCAGCAGAGTTTACAAATTTATTTTTACAATTTGATACAAAAATCCCACTTAGAGATACAGAAGTTGATATTTATTTTGATGTTCATTATGGGGGAAATATATATCCGACAACTTTTTATTTTAAAGAAAATACAATTATTAAAACAGCAATTTTAAAAAGATATGAGCTTGTGAATAAGAATTACTTGATTGAGGTATCTGAAAATAATATTAACATTAATATGCTAAAAGGAATAAAAGGTTTTATTAAAAAATTTATTAGTAGAGTTAAATTAAATAAAAGTATTATAAAAGTTGGGTATTTACCTTTAGTTCTATTTAAATTGATAATAAGGAATATTTTCCAAAAAGAAATTAATTTATATTCAGATAGCCCATCTGTATATAGTGAGGCTTATATAAAGTTTAAAGAAGGTGTAAAGGAAGCTAAAGGATTTCACTATTATATATACAGTGAATCAGACGGGGTAAATATCTATGAAAAATTTACTGAAAAAGAGCAGAAAAACTTAGTTTTGAGAGGATCTTTACAACATAAAATGTTATTTATTAAAGCAAATAATATTTACTCTACTTCTACGAAAATGTTTAATTATTCACCATTTAGTATGAAAGCATATAACCTCCTTGCGGAATATTTTAAATACGATCTGATATGGCTAAAATTAGCGGCTCATAATGGTTACTTACCTAATATTTACTCTAAAGAAATAACAAATGTTAATCAAATAATAGTGAAATCTAATAAAGATAAAAATATACTAATATCTATGTATAATTACTTACCGGATCAAATAATAGTAGAAACTAATACTAAAGTAGAGCCCTCAAAAGGTAGTGAAAAAATCTTAATTGCATTTACTTGGAGAAGTTATTTGGCGGTATCAACTGCAAAAAGTTTACAAGAAATGCGCTTAGAAAGGTTTGCAACTTCACAGTATTTTAAAAATCTGTCCGCATTATTGAACTCGGATATACTAAATAAAATAGCCAGGGATTACGAAATTGATTTTTATATTCATCCTAAATTCCAAAAATACCAGGATTTATTTAACAAAGTTAACTACTCCATTTCGTTTATTAAAGAAATTAAAAATATAAATGAATATAGTTTGTTAGTTACAGATTACTCCCAGTTAACTGATACTTTTGAGGAAAGGGAGAAGAGTGTTCTAAAATACCATCTGGATTTTGCAGATTTTAAAACGGGGAACCATGTATTTAATACTCTTATCGATGGGGATGAGAATTATTTCTTTGAATTAGAAAGATTATTAATAGAAATCGAGAATAATGTATATCAAACGAATGGAGTTATAAAATGA